From the Mangifera indica cultivar Alphonso chromosome 10, CATAS_Mindica_2.1, whole genome shotgun sequence genome, one window contains:
- the LOC123227475 gene encoding beta carbonic anhydrase 5, chloroplastic-like isoform X1, with amino-acid sequence MLSLLISQCQTISSNTSISLLRSLPSPMAILPPTSLSGHPLSSSSSLSPLKTPTQILGFRLKFRETQETRFSLFTSFKSNPAFGLMASKEPVAVGPTTKCGNSKMETEVGVENGCATFDEMKHRFLSFKKWKFMENLEHFQNLANGQAPKFMVIACADSRVCPSTVLGFQPGEAFIVRNVANMVPPCESGPSETNAALEFAVNSLQVENILVIGHSRCGGIRALMSMQDEANSSSFIQNWVLVGKTARLNTKSAAHNLSFDDQCRHCEKESVNCSLLNLLTYPWIEEKVKKGALSLHGGYYDFIDCTFEKWTLDYEGSSLEESDKFALRNQSLWC; translated from the exons ATGCTCTCTCTTCTCATTTCACAATGTCAaaccatttcatcaaacacttCTATCTCTCTCCTAAGATCTCTCCCTTCTCCCATGGCAATTCTTCCTCCAACTTCGCTTTCTGGACACCCTTTATCCTCCTCTTCAAGTCTCTCCCCACTGAAAACGCCTACG CAGATCCTTGGCTTCAGGCTGAAATTTAGAGAAACTCAGGAGACCCGTTTCAGCTTGTTTACTTCCTTCAA GAGCAATCCTGCTTTTGGATTGATGGCTTCAAAGGAGCCTGTGGCTGTGGGACCGACTACAAAATGTGGAAACAGCAAAATGGAGACTGAAGTGGGAGTTGAGAATGGATGTGCTACGTTCGATGAAATGAAACATCGGTTTCTCAGTTTCAAAAAGTGGAAATTCAT GGAAAACTTAGAACATTTCCAAAATCTTGCAAATGGTCAGGCACCAAAG TTTATGGTGATTGCTTGTGCAGACTCTAGAGTTTGCCCCTCAACCGTCCTGGGATTCCAACCAGGAGAAGCATTTATTGTCCGCAATGTTGCAAATATGGTTCCCCCATGTGAA AGTGGGCCTTCAGAAACAAATGCTGCATTGGAATTTGCTGTAAATTCTCTTCAA GTTGAAAACATTCTAGTCATTGGCCACAGCCGCTGTGGAGGCATTCGTGCCCTAATGAGTATGCAGGATGAAGCCAATtcaag TAGCTTTATTCAAAATTGGGTTCTGGTGGGGAAGACTGCAAGGTTAAACACAAAGTCTGCTGCTCATAATCTTAGCTTTGATGATCAGTGTCGACATTGTGAGAAG gAATCTGTAAATTGTTCATTGTTAAACCTGCTGACTTATCCATGGATTGAAGAAAAAGTGAAGAAAGGAGCACTCTCTCTTCATGGTGGCTACTATGACTTCATTGACTGTACATTTGAGAAATGGACACTGGATTACGAAGGAAGTAGTTTAGAGGAAAGTGATAAATTTGCACTCAGAAACCAATCACTTTGGTGCTGA
- the LOC123227475 gene encoding beta carbonic anhydrase 5, chloroplastic-like isoform X3, whose product MLSLLISQCQTISSNTSISLLRSLPSPMAILPPTSLSGHPLSSSSSLSPLKTPTQILGFRLKFRETQETRFSLFTSFKSNPAFGLMASKEPVAVGPTTKCGNSKMETEVGVENGCATFDEMKHRFLSFKKWKFMENLEHFQNLANGQAPKFMVIACADSRVCPSTVLGFQPGEAFIVRNVANMVPPCESGPSETNAALEFAVNSLQVENILVIGHSRCGGIRALMSMQDEANSSFIQNWVLVGKTARLNTKSAAHNLSFDDQCRHCEKESVNCSLLNLLTYPWIEEKVKKGALSLHGGYYDFIDCTFEKWTLDYEGSSLEESDKFALRNQSLWC is encoded by the exons ATGCTCTCTCTTCTCATTTCACAATGTCAaaccatttcatcaaacacttCTATCTCTCTCCTAAGATCTCTCCCTTCTCCCATGGCAATTCTTCCTCCAACTTCGCTTTCTGGACACCCTTTATCCTCCTCTTCAAGTCTCTCCCCACTGAAAACGCCTACG CAGATCCTTGGCTTCAGGCTGAAATTTAGAGAAACTCAGGAGACCCGTTTCAGCTTGTTTACTTCCTTCAA GAGCAATCCTGCTTTTGGATTGATGGCTTCAAAGGAGCCTGTGGCTGTGGGACCGACTACAAAATGTGGAAACAGCAAAATGGAGACTGAAGTGGGAGTTGAGAATGGATGTGCTACGTTCGATGAAATGAAACATCGGTTTCTCAGTTTCAAAAAGTGGAAATTCAT GGAAAACTTAGAACATTTCCAAAATCTTGCAAATGGTCAGGCACCAAAG TTTATGGTGATTGCTTGTGCAGACTCTAGAGTTTGCCCCTCAACCGTCCTGGGATTCCAACCAGGAGAAGCATTTATTGTCCGCAATGTTGCAAATATGGTTCCCCCATGTGAA AGTGGGCCTTCAGAAACAAATGCTGCATTGGAATTTGCTGTAAATTCTCTTCAA GTTGAAAACATTCTAGTCATTGGCCACAGCCGCTGTGGAGGCATTCGTGCCCTAATGAGTATGCAGGATGAAGCCAATtcaag CTTTATTCAAAATTGGGTTCTGGTGGGGAAGACTGCAAGGTTAAACACAAAGTCTGCTGCTCATAATCTTAGCTTTGATGATCAGTGTCGACATTGTGAGAAG gAATCTGTAAATTGTTCATTGTTAAACCTGCTGACTTATCCATGGATTGAAGAAAAAGTGAAGAAAGGAGCACTCTCTCTTCATGGTGGCTACTATGACTTCATTGACTGTACATTTGAGAAATGGACACTGGATTACGAAGGAAGTAGTTTAGAGGAAAGTGATAAATTTGCACTCAGAAACCAATCACTTTGGTGCTGA
- the LOC123227475 gene encoding beta carbonic anhydrase 5, chloroplastic-like isoform X2, whose product MLSLLISQCQTISSNTSISLLRSLPSPMAILPPTSLSGHPLSSSSSLSPLKTPTILGFRLKFRETQETRFSLFTSFKSNPAFGLMASKEPVAVGPTTKCGNSKMETEVGVENGCATFDEMKHRFLSFKKWKFMENLEHFQNLANGQAPKFMVIACADSRVCPSTVLGFQPGEAFIVRNVANMVPPCESGPSETNAALEFAVNSLQVENILVIGHSRCGGIRALMSMQDEANSSSFIQNWVLVGKTARLNTKSAAHNLSFDDQCRHCEKESVNCSLLNLLTYPWIEEKVKKGALSLHGGYYDFIDCTFEKWTLDYEGSSLEESDKFALRNQSLWC is encoded by the exons ATGCTCTCTCTTCTCATTTCACAATGTCAaaccatttcatcaaacacttCTATCTCTCTCCTAAGATCTCTCCCTTCTCCCATGGCAATTCTTCCTCCAACTTCGCTTTCTGGACACCCTTTATCCTCCTCTTCAAGTCTCTCCCCACTGAAAACGCCTACG ATCCTTGGCTTCAGGCTGAAATTTAGAGAAACTCAGGAGACCCGTTTCAGCTTGTTTACTTCCTTCAA GAGCAATCCTGCTTTTGGATTGATGGCTTCAAAGGAGCCTGTGGCTGTGGGACCGACTACAAAATGTGGAAACAGCAAAATGGAGACTGAAGTGGGAGTTGAGAATGGATGTGCTACGTTCGATGAAATGAAACATCGGTTTCTCAGTTTCAAAAAGTGGAAATTCAT GGAAAACTTAGAACATTTCCAAAATCTTGCAAATGGTCAGGCACCAAAG TTTATGGTGATTGCTTGTGCAGACTCTAGAGTTTGCCCCTCAACCGTCCTGGGATTCCAACCAGGAGAAGCATTTATTGTCCGCAATGTTGCAAATATGGTTCCCCCATGTGAA AGTGGGCCTTCAGAAACAAATGCTGCATTGGAATTTGCTGTAAATTCTCTTCAA GTTGAAAACATTCTAGTCATTGGCCACAGCCGCTGTGGAGGCATTCGTGCCCTAATGAGTATGCAGGATGAAGCCAATtcaag TAGCTTTATTCAAAATTGGGTTCTGGTGGGGAAGACTGCAAGGTTAAACACAAAGTCTGCTGCTCATAATCTTAGCTTTGATGATCAGTGTCGACATTGTGAGAAG gAATCTGTAAATTGTTCATTGTTAAACCTGCTGACTTATCCATGGATTGAAGAAAAAGTGAAGAAAGGAGCACTCTCTCTTCATGGTGGCTACTATGACTTCATTGACTGTACATTTGAGAAATGGACACTGGATTACGAAGGAAGTAGTTTAGAGGAAAGTGATAAATTTGCACTCAGAAACCAATCACTTTGGTGCTGA
- the LOC123227474 gene encoding uncharacterized protein LOC123227474: MPNMSSGCNREEAQRWLITAEKVLSARDFHGARTFAIRARESDPGFEAPSHVLAVADTIIAAESTIVTVSGKQLQDWYAILQLDRFTQSSELIATQFRKLALLLSPDGNRLPYSDLCFKFVNDAWSVLSNPSRKILYDTELQLSQFGERPRQTQMPPPPPPPVQPTPKKFPRSHDEDGSFSVTMHEGRANWYNVAESTRPPRTMQFEPTSAPRPIQTEPSRPSIPGFTRPVHPEAVRPCQVEPSRPIPVENPARSTQAEPARSIQAEPARSSQAEPARPTQAEPACPTQAEPARPFQEPTRPSETESEVPSFWTACPFCFVLHEYAKFYEDCILRCINCKRVFHGVPIAPPPVTVNNTYFCCWGFFPIGYSTYGKQKGGNHSSWTPISPMFTCPMPGNGKSNQVKKTYKRASVLYDEVLISDSESSPSEGSDDDWGNQRRKKGKIDKGKGNGNKKRVGRPLGGAKKGTPNQNRGESAEGIIGTSSGGGAAMLRSSWKKQMGNGLDLNVVFSNELDDQVARRVNHVNGEEDNIDGVGFFEGLDEFLSSLPILNNVVKDDKVKSA, translated from the coding sequence ATGCCGAACATGTCGAGTGGCTGTAACAGAGAAGAAGCTCAGCGCTGGCTCATCACAGCAGAGAAAGTTCTATCGGCACGTGACTTCCACGGAGCCCGTACTTTCGCGATCCGAGCCAGGGAATCTGACCCGGGGTTCGAGGCTCCCAGCCATGTCCTCGCTGTGGCGGACACAATCATCGCCGCTGAGTCTACTATCGTCACCGTCAGTGGTAAACAGCTTCAGGACTGGTACGCGATTCTCCAACTCGATCGCTTCACTCAGTCCTCGGAACTCATCGCAACTCAGTTCCGCAAACTCGCTCTCCTACTCAGTCCCGATGGGAACAGGTTACCGTATTCAGATCTTTGCTTCAAGTTTGTGAACGATGCGTGGTCGGTGCTTTCAAACCCCTCAAGAAAGATATTGTATGACACAGAGTTGCAATTGAGTCAATTCGGAGAACGCCCTAGGCAAACACAAATGCCACCGCCACCTCCGCCTCCAGTACAACCAACGCCCAAAAAATTCCCCAGAAGCCATGATGAGGATGGAAGTTTCTCAGTTACAATGCATGAAGGAAGGGCTAATTGGTATAACGTGGCTGAGTCGACTCGTCCACCTCGAACGATGCAGTTCGAGCCTACTAGCGCACCTCGACCGATCCAAACCGAGCCGAGTCGTCCGAGTATACCAGGGTTCACTCGTCCTGTGCACCCAGAGGCCGTTCGTCCCTGTCAAGTAGAGCCTTCTCGTCCGATTCCTGTGGAGAATCCAGCTCGTTCCACCCAGGCAGAGCCAGCTCGTTCCATTCAAGCAGAGCCAGCTCGTTCCAGTCAGGCAGAGCCAGCTCGTCCCACTCAGGCAGAGCCAGCTTGTCCCACTCAGGCAGAGCCAGCTCGTCCATTTCAGGAGCCAACTCGTCCGAGTGAGACTGAATCAGAGGTACCGAGTTTCTGGACAGCGTGTCCATTCTGTTTCGTCCTTCACGAGTACGCAAAGTTTTACGAAGACTGCATTTTGAGATGCATAAACTGTAAAAGAGTGTTTCACGGGGTACCGATAGCGCCACCGCCGGTTACAGTGAATAATACGTATTTCTGTTGCTGGGGCTTTTTTCCAATTGGTTATTCTACCTACGGGAAACAAAAGGGCGGGAATCATTCTAGTTGGACACCTATTTCTCCCATGTTCACCTGTCCTATGCCAGGGAATGGgaaatcaaaccaagtcaaaaaGACATATAAAAGAGCTTCAGTTTTGTATGACGAAGTGTTGATTTCTGATTCGGAATCCAGCCCTAGTGAGGGGTCTGATGATGATTGGGGAAATCAGAGGAGGAAAAAGGGGAAAATTGACAAAGGGAAAGgaaatggaaacaaaaaaagAGTGGGAAGGCCTCTGGGTGGGGCTAAGAAGGGGACACCAAATCAAAATCGGGGTGAGAGTGCAGAGGGGATTATTGGGACGTCGAGTGGTGGTGGGGCAGCAATGCTTAGAAGTAGTTGGAAGAAGCAAATGGGAAATGGGTTGGATTTGAATGTGGTATTTAGTAATGAGTTGGACGACCAGGTGGCGCGAAGGGTCAATCATGTGAATGGGGAGGAGGATAATATTGATGGTGTTGGGTTTTTCGAAGGGCTTGATGAATTTTTGAGTAGTTTGCCCATACTAAATAATGTTGTGAAAGATGATAAGGTTAAGTCAGCTTAG
- the LOC123227475 gene encoding beta carbonic anhydrase 5, chloroplastic-like isoform X4, translating into MASKEPVAVGPTTKCGNSKMETEVGVENGCATFDEMKHRFLSFKKWKFMENLEHFQNLANGQAPKFMVIACADSRVCPSTVLGFQPGEAFIVRNVANMVPPCESGPSETNAALEFAVNSLQVENILVIGHSRCGGIRALMSMQDEANSSSFIQNWVLVGKTARLNTKSAAHNLSFDDQCRHCEKESVNCSLLNLLTYPWIEEKVKKGALSLHGGYYDFIDCTFEKWTLDYEGSSLEESDKFALRNQSLWC; encoded by the exons ATGGCTTCAAAGGAGCCTGTGGCTGTGGGACCGACTACAAAATGTGGAAACAGCAAAATGGAGACTGAAGTGGGAGTTGAGAATGGATGTGCTACGTTCGATGAAATGAAACATCGGTTTCTCAGTTTCAAAAAGTGGAAATTCAT GGAAAACTTAGAACATTTCCAAAATCTTGCAAATGGTCAGGCACCAAAG TTTATGGTGATTGCTTGTGCAGACTCTAGAGTTTGCCCCTCAACCGTCCTGGGATTCCAACCAGGAGAAGCATTTATTGTCCGCAATGTTGCAAATATGGTTCCCCCATGTGAA AGTGGGCCTTCAGAAACAAATGCTGCATTGGAATTTGCTGTAAATTCTCTTCAA GTTGAAAACATTCTAGTCATTGGCCACAGCCGCTGTGGAGGCATTCGTGCCCTAATGAGTATGCAGGATGAAGCCAATtcaag TAGCTTTATTCAAAATTGGGTTCTGGTGGGGAAGACTGCAAGGTTAAACACAAAGTCTGCTGCTCATAATCTTAGCTTTGATGATCAGTGTCGACATTGTGAGAAG gAATCTGTAAATTGTTCATTGTTAAACCTGCTGACTTATCCATGGATTGAAGAAAAAGTGAAGAAAGGAGCACTCTCTCTTCATGGTGGCTACTATGACTTCATTGACTGTACATTTGAGAAATGGACACTGGATTACGAAGGAAGTAGTTTAGAGGAAAGTGATAAATTTGCACTCAGAAACCAATCACTTTGGTGCTGA